In one Deltaproteobacteria bacterium genomic region, the following are encoded:
- a CDS encoding SDR family oxidoreductase yields MSRNGRFVLVTGGAGYIGCTLVPLLLKRGYKVRVFDKLLFGADGLDAVAKDVEIVQGDVGDFDDGVLEDIDKVIHLAALSNDPTAEFAPDACRLINVEGTRNVAEGCIRRGVRRFVLASSCSIYYSLNPYDGMLNEESEISPTAPYSVSKKLAEELLRDLAGPEFCPVALRKGTVFGFSPRMRYDLVVNTFSKTAWETGRLIVFGGGEMWRPLLDINDAAEAYINALELPEGIVRGKAFNVLHKNYRVLELAHWIKYVLRDKKQIEVDVRYMDGVPTRSYQVSGNRFRETFGYTPPRGITQTVLDLWQRFEQGKNTDFSNAEYYNIVWLKMLTTMQERISRMGQLLPGTGA; encoded by the coding sequence ATGAGCAGGAACGGAAGGTTCGTCCTTGTTACGGGCGGTGCCGGCTACATCGGATGCACGCTTGTCCCGCTGTTGCTGAAACGGGGATACAAGGTACGCGTATTCGACAAACTCCTTTTCGGCGCAGACGGCCTCGATGCCGTGGCGAAAGACGTCGAGATCGTCCAGGGTGACGTCGGCGATTTCGACGACGGGGTGCTGGAAGATATCGACAAGGTTATCCACCTGGCGGCGTTGAGCAACGACCCTACCGCGGAATTCGCGCCCGACGCCTGCCGCCTTATCAACGTCGAAGGAACCCGAAACGTGGCCGAGGGTTGCATTCGCCGAGGCGTCCGGCGTTTCGTTCTCGCGTCGAGTTGTTCCATCTATTACAGCCTCAACCCTTATGACGGAATGCTGAACGAGGAATCCGAAATCAGCCCGACGGCCCCTTACTCCGTTTCCAAGAAACTCGCCGAGGAACTCCTTCGCGATCTCGCGGGCCCGGAATTCTGCCCGGTGGCGCTCAGAAAGGGGACCGTCTTCGGCTTCTCTCCCCGCATGCGGTACGACCTGGTGGTCAACACCTTCTCTAAAACCGCCTGGGAGACCGGGCGACTGATCGTTTTCGGTGGCGGGGAAATGTGGCGTCCGCTGCTCGACATCAACGATGCCGCGGAAGCGTACATCAACGCATTGGAATTGCCCGAAGGCATAGTGCGCGGGAAAGCGTTCAACGTGCTTCACAAGAATTATCGGGTTCTGGAGCTCGCCCACTGGATCAAGTACGTGCTGAGAGACAAAAAGCAGATCGAAGTGGACGTCCGGTACATGGACGGGGTTCCTACACGCAGCTATCAAGTGTCGGGGAACCGGTTTCGTGAAACCTTCGGTTACACTCCTCCCCGCGGCATCACGCAGACCGTGCTGGACCTGTGGCAGCGCTTCGAACAGGGAAAAAACACCGATTTCTCGAACGCCGAGTATTACAACATCGTGTGGCTGAAAATGCTGACAACGATGCAGGAGAGAATTTCGAGGATGGGGCAGCTGCTTCCCGGTACGGGAGCGTAG
- a CDS encoding glycosyltransferase has protein sequence MKGSPAMEFTGERYVPEKGWATIAYEHLSRYLFASDFARGKRVLDLGSGEGYGAHILSKAAASVVGIDIEVEAVRHARDKYANKSGNLSYAPGSATRIPFEDGRFEVVVCFEMLEHIDEHEAMINEIRRVLCDDGILIVSTPDKKVYSDLPGYANEYHVRELYLEEFRTLLCGHFPHVAFFGQKNLTGNLIARLDEAGSQSIVIRRIRRANELNEFETVEPDPSDRMYFIAVGCRSKAVFDAFPGQLVADRDERMAMEPGEFGHRRLLEAAKEKHDIEERLKTSWSSRQQADDLARELIHEVERQHVIEQAGVEPEQHEYDLVMPNFNSKGFVEKCLDSLLRTTDHRHRIIIVDDASTDPEVGPMLRGYAERWSHIRYIRLNVNMGFPGAVNTGIAASDRDIVVVNSDTEFTPGWLARMDRCRRSDPRIHIVSPLSNNATICSVPQMNMKNLLKPGVTADDMARLVAGTSLRRYPKVPTAVGFCMLVTREVIDDVGVIDMAFGRGYGEEVDWCQRAWAMGYRSALCDDAFVFHHGEVGHSEFPEKRRLQEENEKMVGRRWPRYHESVKIYCLLNPLRYQHQRLAAQLRQRRETGKLRVLHVVHSFEPKAGTELHTRRIIEENAGRIECSVLYPRIMEPWYDALTEEEEGGVFKIKMNLNMVPIENTLKGSAVSLRSRMVERFFSETVLGSRADIVHFQHLQNFGSFQLPQIARALHRQVVMTLHDYFLLCPDWNMTLPDGPYCGKARAENEPDCIRCLASRHKAIRPDLPFDFGRFIEERNHLVREALEACDVLIAPSDFVKKQFVRAHGEEVGGKIRVIPHGTEPYPFDATYKPGKRLRVAFVGNMTQAKGRDVFFEVARRLRNRPIRFRVHGGTPSGTNATSRKNLEFMGTYERTDLPRLLQEADVVVIPPVWHETYCYTVDEAFRAGVPVIASRAGAIEERIRDGETGILVEMNDADGLEAAILKVESRREILATFRKNISKLRLKTDRANMAEYASLYESLRGAKLYRGDLIAERMKANRTNSVPRQVTMEEYCLRHKMKNPLAEP, from the coding sequence ATGAAAGGCTCCCCCGCCATGGAATTCACCGGGGAACGATATGTCCCCGAAAAAGGTTGGGCGACAATCGCCTACGAACACCTGTCACGGTACCTGTTCGCTTCCGATTTCGCACGGGGAAAGCGGGTCCTGGACCTCGGCTCCGGCGAAGGTTACGGAGCGCACATTCTTTCGAAGGCGGCGGCTTCCGTCGTCGGGATCGATATCGAAGTGGAAGCCGTGCGGCACGCCCGGGACAAGTATGCGAACAAGTCCGGCAACCTTTCCTATGCGCCCGGATCCGCCACCCGGATTCCCTTCGAAGACGGGCGATTCGAGGTCGTCGTGTGCTTCGAGATGCTGGAGCATATCGACGAGCACGAAGCGATGATTAATGAAATCCGGCGGGTCTTGTGCGACGACGGGATCCTGATCGTATCGACCCCCGACAAGAAGGTGTACTCGGATCTCCCCGGCTACGCCAACGAATATCATGTGCGGGAACTTTACCTGGAGGAGTTCCGCACGCTCCTGTGCGGCCATTTTCCGCATGTCGCCTTCTTCGGCCAGAAGAATCTCACCGGAAACCTGATAGCGCGGCTGGACGAAGCCGGCTCCCAATCGATCGTAATCCGCAGGATACGCCGGGCCAACGAGCTGAACGAATTCGAGACCGTCGAACCCGACCCTTCAGACCGCATGTATTTCATCGCCGTCGGTTGCCGGTCCAAGGCCGTTTTCGATGCCTTTCCCGGACAACTGGTCGCCGATCGGGACGAGCGTATGGCCATGGAACCCGGCGAATTCGGCCATCGACGGCTTTTGGAAGCGGCAAAGGAAAAACACGACATTGAAGAACGGTTGAAGACCTCCTGGTCGTCCCGGCAGCAAGCGGACGACCTCGCACGGGAATTGATTCATGAAGTCGAACGACAACACGTCATCGAACAGGCGGGAGTGGAGCCCGAACAGCACGAATACGACCTGGTCATGCCGAACTTCAATTCGAAGGGGTTCGTGGAGAAATGCCTCGACTCCCTGCTCCGCACCACGGATCACCGGCACCGGATCATCATCGTCGACGATGCCAGCACAGATCCGGAAGTCGGGCCGATGCTCCGAGGATACGCCGAACGTTGGTCTCACATCCGATACATCCGGCTGAACGTGAACATGGGGTTCCCCGGCGCAGTCAATACCGGCATAGCGGCATCCGACCGCGATATCGTGGTCGTCAACTCCGATACGGAATTCACGCCCGGCTGGCTCGCCCGTATGGACCGCTGCAGGCGCAGCGATCCGCGCATCCACATCGTCTCTCCCCTCTCGAACAATGCGACGATCTGCTCGGTTCCGCAGATGAACATGAAAAACCTCCTGAAACCCGGAGTGACGGCGGACGACATGGCACGCCTGGTGGCCGGGACTTCGCTGCGCCGCTATCCGAAGGTCCCCACGGCCGTCGGTTTCTGCATGCTGGTAACACGAGAAGTGATCGACGACGTCGGCGTCATCGATATGGCTTTCGGGAGAGGTTACGGCGAGGAAGTCGACTGGTGCCAAAGGGCATGGGCAATGGGGTACCGGAGCGCGCTCTGCGACGACGCGTTCGTATTTCACCACGGAGAGGTGGGCCATTCCGAATTCCCCGAAAAACGGCGCCTTCAGGAAGAAAACGAGAAGATGGTCGGCCGCCGCTGGCCCAGGTACCACGAATCCGTCAAGATCTACTGCCTTTTGAATCCCCTTCGCTACCAGCATCAGCGGCTCGCCGCCCAACTTCGTCAACGACGTGAAACGGGTAAACTTCGCGTCCTTCATGTTGTCCACAGTTTCGAACCGAAAGCGGGGACGGAATTGCATACGAGGCGGATCATCGAAGAGAACGCGGGACGCATCGAATGTTCCGTTCTCTACCCTCGCATCATGGAACCGTGGTACGACGCATTGACGGAAGAGGAAGAGGGGGGCGTCTTCAAGATCAAGATGAACCTGAACATGGTTCCTATCGAAAACACCCTGAAAGGTTCGGCCGTCTCCCTGCGTTCCCGCATGGTGGAGAGATTTTTTTCCGAGACGGTGCTCGGCTCCCGAGCGGACATCGTCCACTTCCAGCACCTCCAGAACTTCGGTTCATTCCAATTGCCGCAGATAGCAAGGGCTCTTCATCGCCAGGTCGTCATGACACTCCATGATTATTTCCTGCTGTGCCCCGACTGGAACATGACGCTGCCGGACGGCCCGTATTGCGGCAAGGCACGGGCGGAGAACGAGCCGGATTGCATCCGCTGCCTGGCCTCCAGGCACAAGGCAATCCGGCCGGACCTCCCGTTCGATTTCGGCCGATTTATCGAAGAGAGAAACCATCTGGTTCGCGAAGCGCTGGAAGCGTGCGACGTGCTGATCGCGCCGTCGGATTTCGTCAAGAAGCAGTTCGTACGCGCACACGGAGAGGAAGTCGGGGGCAAGATCCGGGTCATCCCTCACGGCACCGAACCGTATCCCTTCGACGCTACGTACAAACCGGGGAAGCGCCTGCGCGTCGCATTCGTCGGCAACATGACCCAAGCCAAGGGGCGGGACGTGTTCTTCGAGGTCGCGAGACGCCTCCGGAACCGTCCCATCCGGTTCCGGGTTCACGGAGGTACGCCATCCGGGACGAATGCAACATCCAGGAAGAATCTGGAATTCATGGGAACCTATGAACGTACCGATCTTCCCCGGCTTCTCCAGGAGGCGGACGTGGTGGTCATCCCGCCGGTCTGGCACGAAACTTATTGTTACACGGTCGACGAGGCCTTTCGGGCGGGAGTCCCCGTTATCGCCTCGCGTGCCGGGGCCATCGAGGAGAGGATCCGCGACGGGGAAACGGGAATCCTGGTGGAAATGAACGACGCCGACGGCCTCGAGGCGGCGATTCTCAAGGTGGAGAGCCGCCGGGAAATTCTGGCGACCTTTCGGAAAAACATCTCAAAGCTTCGCCTGAAGACCGACAGGGCTAACATGGCTGAATATGCTTCCCTCTATGAATCGCTTCGCGGGGCGAAACTCTACAGGGGAGACCTGATCGCGGAACGCATGAAGGCGAACCGGACCAACAGCGTGCCGCGGCAGGTGACGATGGAAGAGTACTGCCTGCGCCACAAAATGAAAAACCCGCTGGCCGAGCCATGA